A window of Leclercia adecarboxylata contains these coding sequences:
- the fruA gene encoding PTS fructose transporter subunit IIBC, producing the protein MKTLLIIDSALGQARAYMAKTLLGSAGHKAHLDFIDNPGDAELVIVLGDSIPVDSSLNGKKVWLGDINRAVAHPELFLSEAKGHAALYTAPVAAAAPVAASGPKRVVAVTACPTGVAHTFMAAEAIETEAKKRGWWVKVETRGSVGAGNAITPEEVAAADLVIVAADIEVDLAKFAGKPMYRTSTGLALKKTAQELDKAQAEAKPFQPAGNSAAAAAEGKKESAGAYRHLLTGVSYMLPMVVAGGLCIALSFAFGIEAFKEPGTLAAALMQIGGGSAFALMVPVLAGYIAFSIADRPGLTPGLIGGMLAVSTGSGFIGGIIAGFLAGYMAKLISGKLKLPQSMEALKPILIIPLFSSLVVGLAMIYLIGKPVAGILEGLTHWLQTMGTANAVLLGAILGAMMCTDMGGPVNKASYAFGVGLLSTQTYAPMAAIMAAGMVPPLALGLATIVARRKFDKAQQEGGKAALVLGLCFITEGAIPFAARDPMRVLPCCIVGGAVTGAISMAIGAKLMAPHGGLFVLLIPGAITPVLGYLFAIIAGTLVAGLSYAVLKRPEAEVAAKAA; encoded by the coding sequence ATGAAAACGCTGCTGATTATTGACTCTGCACTCGGACAGGCTCGCGCTTATATGGCGAAAACCCTGCTCGGTTCGGCAGGACATAAAGCACACCTTGATTTCATCGACAACCCGGGCGATGCCGAGCTGGTTATCGTGCTGGGCGACAGCATTCCGGTCGACAGCTCCCTGAACGGCAAAAAAGTGTGGCTGGGCGACATCAACCGCGCCGTGGCCCACCCGGAACTGTTCCTGAGCGAAGCGAAAGGCCATGCGGCGCTCTATACCGCACCTGTCGCAGCGGCTGCACCGGTTGCGGCCAGCGGTCCGAAGCGCGTAGTGGCGGTCACCGCCTGTCCGACCGGCGTGGCGCACACCTTCATGGCGGCTGAAGCCATTGAAACCGAAGCCAAAAAACGCGGCTGGTGGGTAAAAGTTGAAACCCGTGGTTCCGTGGGCGCAGGCAACGCAATCACCCCGGAAGAGGTGGCGGCTGCGGATCTGGTTATCGTGGCGGCAGATATCGAAGTGGATCTGGCGAAGTTTGCCGGTAAGCCGATGTACCGTACCTCTACCGGTCTGGCGCTGAAGAAAACCGCGCAGGAGCTGGATAAAGCCCAGGCAGAAGCCAAACCGTTCCAGCCTGCGGGTAACAGCGCAGCTGCGGCTGCTGAAGGTAAAAAAGAGTCCGCCGGGGCCTATCGTCACCTGCTGACGGGCGTCTCCTATATGCTGCCGATGGTGGTGGCGGGCGGTCTCTGTATCGCGCTCTCCTTCGCCTTTGGTATCGAGGCCTTTAAAGAGCCGGGTACCCTGGCCGCGGCGCTGATGCAGATTGGCGGCGGCTCGGCGTTTGCCCTGATGGTGCCGGTCCTGGCCGGTTATATTGCGTTCTCCATCGCCGACCGTCCGGGTCTGACCCCGGGTCTGATTGGCGGTATGCTGGCCGTGAGCACCGGCTCTGGCTTTATCGGCGGGATTATCGCCGGTTTCCTCGCAGGCTATATGGCGAAGCTCATCAGCGGGAAGCTGAAGCTGCCGCAGAGCATGGAAGCGCTGAAACCGATCCTGATCATTCCGCTGTTCTCCAGCCTGGTGGTTGGTCTGGCCATGATCTACCTGATCGGTAAACCGGTTGCCGGTATTCTCGAAGGCCTGACCCACTGGCTGCAAACCATGGGCACCGCCAATGCGGTCCTGCTGGGTGCGATCCTTGGTGCGATGATGTGTACCGATATGGGTGGACCGGTTAACAAAGCGTCTTACGCCTTCGGTGTTGGCCTGCTGAGTACCCAGACGTATGCCCCAATGGCGGCCATTATGGCTGCGGGTATGGTGCCACCGCTGGCGCTGGGCCTGGCGACTATCGTTGCCCGTCGTAAGTTCGACAAGGCGCAGCAGGAAGGCGGTAAAGCGGCGCTGGTACTGGGCCTGTGCTTTATCACCGAAGGGGCGATTCCGTTCGCGGCCCGCGATCCGATGCGCGTTCTGCCTTGCTGTATCGTGGGTGGCGCGGTAACCGGCGCTATCTCCATGGCGATTGGCGCGAAGCTGATGGCACCACACGGCGGTCTGTTTGTTCTGCTGATCCCTGGCGCAATCACGCCGGTGCTGGGTTACCTGTTTGCGATTATCGCCGGCACCCTGGTGGCGGGCCTCTCTTACGCGGTGCTGAAACGCCCGGAAGCAGAAGTCGCCGCAAAAGCAGCGTAA
- a CDS encoding pseudouridine kinase, which translates to MREKDYIVVIGSANMDVAGYSHASLNYADSNPGKIKFTPGGVGRNIAQNLALLGKNVWLFSAVGDDFYGQSLLSQTQAAGVQVEKCQVIAGEGTSSYLSLLDNTGEMLVAINDMAISDYINPQYLAHHLSFLRAAKAVVVDCNLSESTLGWIFENAGQAPVFVDPVSAWKCNKVRDWLGHIHTLKPNRIEAETLSGIPFTCAADAPKVAAWFHAHGLFRLVLSMGGDGVYYSEKGGESGWSAPFKTRLVNVTGAGDAMMAGLAFCWLEGDTFARAVRFAQGCSSLALASMYTNNPDLSSENVNALMEREHV; encoded by the coding sequence ATGCGTGAAAAGGATTATATTGTTGTAATTGGTTCTGCAAATATGGATGTTGCGGGATATTCACACGCCTCGCTGAATTATGCAGACTCTAACCCAGGAAAAATAAAATTTACCCCCGGCGGCGTAGGCCGCAATATTGCGCAAAACCTTGCCTTACTGGGGAAAAACGTCTGGCTGTTTTCCGCCGTCGGCGATGATTTTTACGGTCAGTCACTGCTGTCGCAAACCCAGGCCGCCGGTGTGCAGGTAGAAAAATGCCAGGTCATCGCGGGTGAGGGAACCTCCAGTTATTTATCGTTACTGGATAACACCGGTGAAATGCTGGTAGCCATTAATGATATGGCCATTTCTGACTACATTAACCCGCAATATCTGGCCCACCATCTCTCATTTTTACGGGCGGCAAAAGCGGTGGTGGTTGACTGCAATCTCAGTGAATCTACCCTGGGCTGGATCTTCGAAAACGCAGGCCAGGCGCCGGTATTCGTTGACCCGGTCTCCGCCTGGAAGTGCAACAAAGTGCGTGACTGGCTGGGTCATATCCACACCCTCAAACCCAACCGCATCGAGGCCGAAACCCTCAGCGGCATCCCGTTCACCTGCGCGGCGGATGCGCCGAAAGTCGCAGCCTGGTTTCACGCGCACGGTCTGTTCCGGCTGGTGTTAAGCATGGGCGGCGACGGCGTTTATTACAGTGAGAAAGGGGGAGAAAGCGGCTGGTCAGCCCCCTTCAAAACCCGGCTGGTGAACGTGACCGGGGCGGGCGACGCCATGATGGCGGGGCTGGCGTTCTGCTGGCTGGAGGGAGACACGTTCGCGCGTGCCGTTCGTTTTGCCCAGGGCTGTTCTTCGCTGGCGCTGGCATCGATGTATACCAATAACCCTGATTTATCGTCTGAAAATGTTAACGCATTAATGGAGAGAGAACATGTCTGA
- a CDS encoding YeiH family protein produces the protein MTTLTLQHHRTVWHYIPGLALSALVTGVALWGGSIPAVAGAGFSALTLAILLGMVVGNTVYPRIYKPCDGGVIFAKQHLLRLGIILYGFRLTFAQIADVGVSGIAIDVLTLTSTFLLACFIGQKVFGLDKQTSWLIGAGSSICGAAAVLATEPVVKAESSKVTVAVATVVIFGTLAIFLYPAMYPLVAHWFSPETYGIYIGSTMHEVAQVVAAGHAISPDAENAAVIAKMLRVMMLAPFLLILAARVKQLAPAGNGEKSKITIPWFAILFIVVAIFNSFHLLPKAVVDMLVTLDTVLLAMAMAALGLTTHVSALKKAGAKPLLMALLLFVWLIVGGGAINLAVHSLMA, from the coding sequence ATGACAACACTCACCCTGCAGCATCATCGTACAGTGTGGCACTACATTCCAGGCCTTGCGCTCAGCGCGCTGGTTACCGGCGTGGCCCTTTGGGGCGGCAGTATTCCGGCGGTGGCGGGAGCAGGTTTCAGCGCCCTGACTCTGGCTATCCTGTTGGGGATGGTGGTCGGGAATACGGTCTATCCGCGGATCTACAAGCCGTGCGACGGCGGCGTGATCTTCGCCAAACAGCACCTGCTGCGACTGGGGATCATCCTGTATGGTTTTCGCCTCACTTTCGCACAGATTGCCGACGTCGGGGTCAGCGGGATCGCCATTGACGTATTAACCCTGACCAGCACCTTCTTACTTGCCTGCTTTATCGGCCAGAAGGTATTTGGCCTCGACAAGCAGACCAGCTGGCTGATTGGCGCAGGCAGCAGCATTTGCGGCGCGGCGGCGGTCCTGGCGACCGAGCCGGTGGTGAAGGCTGAATCCAGCAAGGTGACGGTTGCCGTGGCGACGGTGGTGATCTTCGGTACCCTGGCGATCTTCCTTTATCCGGCCATGTATCCGCTGGTTGCCCACTGGTTCAGCCCGGAAACCTACGGTATTTACATCGGTTCGACAATGCACGAAGTCGCCCAGGTCGTGGCGGCCGGTCACGCTATCAGCCCGGACGCAGAGAACGCGGCGGTGATCGCCAAAATGCTGCGGGTAATGATGCTGGCTCCGTTCCTGCTGATCCTCGCCGCGCGGGTGAAACAGCTTGCGCCAGCGGGTAACGGGGAAAAGAGCAAAATCACCATTCCGTGGTTTGCGATCCTCTTTATCGTGGTAGCCATCTTCAATTCGTTCCATCTGCTGCCAAAAGCAGTGGTGGATATGCTGGTGACCCTGGATACGGTGCTGCTGGCGATGGCGATGGCGGCGTTGGGCTTAACCACCCACGTCAGCGCGCTGAAAAAGGCCGGGGCGAAACCGCTGCTGATGGCGCTGCTGCTCTTCGTCTGGCTGATTGTCGGCGGGGGCGCCATTAACCTGGCGGTTCATAGCCTGATGGCATAA
- a CDS encoding sugar kinase, which yields MNEREKQILKILRRNPLIQQHEIAQILDISRSRVAAHIMDLMRKGAIKGKGYILTEQDYCVALGAINMDIRGVADIRFPEPSSHPGAIQCAAGGVARNIAHNLALLGREVHLISAVGSDFYGETLLEQTRQAGVNVQSTLRLHGQSTSTYLSIANPQDDTVLAINDTHILQGLTPQLLNQSRELLAHAGVILADCNLTAESLEWVFTLAGDVPVFVDTVSEFKADRVKPWLSRIHTLKPTLKELQILAECDDCHAALAALHEKGVQRIVVCLEEDSVLCSAQGAEPFLLTPPAHPVVDRFGADDAFMAGLIYGFLDGSDFTDSARFAVACAALSRASESINNPTLSVDNTLLLLDSQP from the coding sequence ATGAACGAAAGGGAAAAGCAGATCCTGAAGATCCTGCGGCGGAACCCTCTTATTCAACAGCATGAGATCGCCCAGATCCTGGATATCAGCCGCTCGCGCGTCGCCGCGCACATTATGGATTTAATGCGTAAAGGGGCGATCAAGGGGAAAGGCTATATCCTCACCGAACAGGATTACTGCGTGGCGCTGGGTGCCATCAATATGGATATTCGCGGGGTGGCGGATATCCGCTTCCCGGAACCCTCCTCCCATCCCGGGGCCATTCAGTGCGCGGCGGGTGGCGTGGCGCGTAACATCGCCCATAATCTGGCGCTGCTCGGGCGCGAGGTGCACCTGATTTCTGCCGTTGGCAGCGATTTTTATGGCGAAACCCTGCTGGAACAGACCCGGCAGGCAGGCGTTAACGTCCAGAGCACCCTCCGCCTGCACGGACAAAGTACGTCGACCTATCTGTCGATTGCTAATCCGCAGGATGATACCGTTCTGGCGATCAACGATACCCATATCCTGCAAGGGCTGACACCACAGCTGCTGAACCAGTCGCGCGAGCTGCTGGCCCATGCCGGGGTGATCCTGGCGGACTGCAACCTCACAGCGGAGTCGCTGGAGTGGGTCTTTACCCTCGCCGGGGATGTGCCGGTCTTTGTCGACACGGTTTCGGAATTTAAGGCCGACCGCGTCAAACCCTGGCTCTCGCGCATCCACACCCTGAAGCCCACCCTGAAGGAGCTGCAGATTCTGGCGGAGTGCGATGATTGTCATGCTGCCCTCGCCGCCCTGCATGAGAAAGGGGTGCAGCGGATAGTGGTCTGTCTGGAAGAGGATTCGGTGCTGTGCAGCGCCCAGGGCGCAGAGCCGTTCCTGCTGACGCCGCCTGCCCACCCGGTGGTCGACCGCTTTGGTGCCGATGACGCCTTTATGGCCGGGCTGATTTATGGCTTCCTCGACGGGAGCGATTTTACGGACAGCGCCCGGTTTGCTGTTGCCTGCGCAGCGCTCTCCCGGGCCAGTGAAAGCATCAACAACCCGACGCTGTCGGTCGATAACACCCTGTTGCTGCTTGACAGCCAGCCGTAA
- the nfo gene encoding deoxyribonuclease IV yields MKYVGAHVSAAGGLANAAIRAAEIEATAFALFTKNQRQWRAAPLTTQVIDEFKAACEKYHFTPGQILPHDSYLINLGHPVQEALDKSRDAFLDEMRRCEQLGLTLLNFHPGSHLSQIDEDACLARIAESINIALAQTEGVTAVIENTAGQGSNLGFRFEHLAAIIDGVEDKTRVGVCIDTCHAFAAGYDLRSIEECEKTFAAFERIVGFKYLRGMHLNDAKSAFGSRVDRHHSLGEGNIGHDAFRFIMQDPRFDGIPMVLETINPDIWAEEIAWLKAQQHAEATA; encoded by the coding sequence ATGAAATATGTTGGAGCGCACGTCAGCGCTGCCGGCGGTCTGGCAAATGCCGCCATTCGCGCCGCCGAAATCGAGGCGACCGCTTTCGCCCTGTTCACCAAAAATCAGCGCCAGTGGCGCGCCGCGCCGTTAACCACTCAGGTGATTGATGAGTTCAAAGCGGCCTGCGAAAAATACCACTTCACCCCCGGTCAGATCCTGCCTCACGACAGCTACCTGATTAACCTCGGCCATCCGGTTCAGGAGGCGCTGGACAAATCCCGTGACGCCTTCCTGGATGAGATGCGGCGCTGCGAGCAGCTCGGCCTGACGCTGCTGAACTTCCATCCCGGCAGCCATCTGTCACAAATCGACGAGGATGCGTGCCTGGCCCGTATCGCCGAGTCGATCAACATCGCCCTGGCGCAGACTGAAGGCGTCACGGCGGTCATTGAAAACACGGCAGGCCAGGGCAGCAATCTCGGGTTCCGCTTTGAGCATCTGGCGGCCATCATTGACGGCGTGGAAGATAAAACCCGCGTTGGCGTCTGCATAGATACCTGTCACGCCTTTGCCGCCGGGTATGACCTGCGCAGTATTGAGGAGTGCGAGAAGACCTTCGCCGCATTCGAGCGCATCGTCGGCTTTAAGTACCTGCGCGGTATGCACCTTAACGACGCGAAAAGCGCCTTCGGCAGCCGCGTTGACCGTCACCACAGCCTGGGCGAGGGCAACATCGGCCATGATGCCTTCCGCTTTATCATGCAGGACCCGCGATTCGACGGTATCCCGATGGTGCTGGAGACCATCAACCCGGATATCTGGGCCGAGGAGATCGCCTGGCTTAAAGCGCAGCAACATGCCGAGGCCACCGCATAA
- a CDS encoding pseudouridine-5'-phosphate glycosidase, with translation MSELKLSAGFLQISPEVQDALNNKKPIVALESTIISHGMPFPQNAQTALEVEDAIRQQGVVPATIAIIHGVMKVGLSKEEIELLGREGHAVTKVSRRDLPFVVAAGINGATTVASTMIIAAMAGINVFATGGIGGVHRGAEHTFDISADLQELAKTNVAVVCAGAKSILDLGLTTEYLETYGVPLIGYQTQSLPAFFCRTSPFEVSIRLDSAEAIARAMAVKWQTGLNGGLVVANPIPEQFAMPEETINAAIDQAVKEAEEQGVTGKASTPFLLARVAELTGGDSLKSNIQLVFNNARLACDIAKSYQRLA, from the coding sequence ATGTCTGAATTAAAATTATCTGCCGGGTTCCTGCAAATTTCTCCTGAAGTTCAGGACGCATTAAATAATAAAAAACCGATCGTGGCGCTTGAATCCACCATTATTTCTCATGGCATGCCTTTCCCACAAAATGCCCAGACGGCACTGGAAGTTGAAGATGCTATCCGCCAGCAGGGTGTTGTTCCGGCCACTATCGCTATTATTCATGGCGTAATGAAAGTGGGCCTGAGCAAAGAAGAGATTGAATTATTAGGCCGTGAGGGCCACGCCGTAACCAAAGTCAGCCGCCGGGATCTGCCTTTTGTGGTGGCTGCTGGAATAAATGGCGCGACGACGGTGGCCTCAACCATGATTATTGCGGCGATGGCCGGAATTAACGTCTTCGCCACCGGCGGCATTGGCGGGGTACACCGTGGGGCGGAACATACCTTTGATATTTCCGCCGATTTACAGGAGCTGGCAAAAACCAACGTGGCCGTGGTGTGCGCCGGGGCAAAATCGATTCTCGATCTTGGATTAACCACCGAATATCTGGAAACCTACGGGGTGCCGTTAATTGGTTATCAGACCCAGTCCCTGCCTGCCTTCTTCTGTCGTACCAGCCCGTTTGAGGTCAGCATTCGTCTCGACAGCGCAGAAGCCATCGCCCGCGCAATGGCCGTGAAATGGCAGACCGGCCTCAACGGCGGCCTGGTGGTGGCGAATCCCATCCCGGAACAGTTCGCCATGCCGGAAGAGACCATCAACGCCGCCATCGACCAGGCAGTGAAGGAAGCGGAAGAGCAGGGCGTTACCGGCAAAGCCAGTACGCCGTTCCTGCTGGCCCGTGTGGCGGAATTAACCGGCGGCGACAGCCTGAAATCCAATATTCAGCTGGTCTTTAACAATGCCCGCCTGGCCTGCGATATCGCTAAGTCTTACCAGCGCCTCGCATAA
- a CDS encoding NupC/NupG family nucleoside CNT transporter — MDVMRSLLGMAVLLAIAFLLSINKRRISLRTVGAAFILQVAIGGIMLYFPPGKWLVEQAAIGVSKVMSYSDAGSAFIFGALVGPKMDTLFDGAGFVFAFRVLPAIIFVTALISLLYYIGVMGLLIRILGGIFQKALRISKIESFVAVTTIFLGQNEIPAIVKPFIDKLNRNELFTAICSGMASIAGSMLIGYAGMGVPIDYLLAASLMAIPGGILFARLLSPATEASQVTFENLSFSDTPPKSIIEAAATGAMTGLKIAAGVATVVMAFVAIIALLNGMLGGIGGWFGIESLSLEGLFGYALAPLAWIMGVEWQDATLAGSLIGQKLAINEFVAYLNFSPYLQSAGQLDVKTIAIISFALCGFANFGSIGVVVGAFSAVSPRRAPEIAQLGVRALVAATLSNLMSATIAGFFIGLAG, encoded by the coding sequence ATGGACGTAATGAGAAGTCTGCTGGGTATGGCGGTACTGTTAGCGATAGCCTTCCTCCTTTCAATCAATAAACGCCGCATCAGCCTGCGTACCGTGGGGGCCGCTTTCATCTTGCAGGTGGCCATCGGCGGCATCATGCTCTATTTCCCACCCGGTAAATGGCTGGTTGAACAGGCCGCCATCGGGGTGAGTAAGGTCATGTCCTACAGCGATGCCGGGAGCGCCTTTATCTTTGGCGCGCTGGTCGGACCGAAGATGGATACCCTGTTTGACGGGGCCGGGTTCGTGTTTGCGTTCCGCGTTCTGCCCGCCATTATCTTTGTGACCGCGCTGATAAGCCTGCTGTACTACATTGGCGTGATGGGGCTGCTGATCCGGATTCTGGGCGGCATTTTCCAGAAGGCGCTGCGCATCAGTAAAATTGAATCCTTCGTGGCGGTGACCACTATTTTCCTCGGGCAAAACGAGATCCCGGCGATAGTAAAACCGTTCATTGATAAGCTGAACCGCAACGAGCTGTTTACCGCTATTTGTAGCGGCATGGCGTCGATTGCCGGTTCAATGCTGATTGGCTACGCGGGAATGGGGGTGCCGATTGATTACCTGCTTGCTGCCTCGCTGATGGCGATCCCCGGCGGGATCCTGTTTGCCCGTCTGCTGAGTCCGGCGACGGAAGCGTCGCAGGTCACCTTTGAAAACCTGTCGTTCAGCGACACGCCGCCGAAAAGCATTATTGAAGCCGCGGCCACCGGGGCGATGACCGGCTTAAAAATCGCCGCCGGGGTGGCGACAGTGGTGATGGCGTTTGTGGCGATCATCGCCCTGCTGAACGGGATGCTGGGCGGCATCGGCGGCTGGTTTGGCATTGAAAGCCTGAGCCTGGAAGGGCTGTTTGGCTACGCGCTGGCGCCGCTGGCGTGGATTATGGGGGTGGAGTGGCAGGATGCCACCCTGGCCGGCAGCCTGATTGGACAGAAGCTGGCGATTAACGAGTTCGTCGCCTATCTCAACTTCTCACCGTACCTGCAAAGCGCCGGTCAACTGGATGTGAAAACCATTGCCATTATCTCTTTCGCCCTGTGTGGTTTTGCTAACTTCGGCTCGATCGGGGTGGTGGTGGGGGCGTTTTCTGCGGTGTCGCCCCGGCGCGCCCCGGAGATAGCCCAGCTTGGCGTCCGGGCGCTGGTGGCGGCAACGCTCTCTAACCTGATGAGCGCCACCATCGCGGGCTTCTTTATCGGTTTAGCAGGCTAA
- the fruB gene encoding fused PTS fructose transporter subunit IIA/HPr protein has translation MFQLSVQDIHPGEQAGTKEEAIRQIAAALVQAGNVADGYVDGMLARELQTSTFLGNGIAIPHGTTDTRDQVLKTGVQVYQFPQGVLWGEGQVAYVAIGIAASSDEHLGLLRQLTHVLSDDAVAEQLKSATTAEELRALLMGEKQSEALKLDNETLTLDVAASDLVTLQALNAGRLKEAGAVDTAFVAHAINDKPLNLGQGVWLNDCAEGNLRSAIAVSRAATAFDTAGETAAMLVTVAMADDQPVEVLKRLSDLLLNKKAEQLLKADAATLLALLTSDDVNTDELLSAEFVVRNEHGLHARPGTMLVNTIKQFSSDVTVTNLDGSGKPANGRSLMKVVALGVKKGHRLRFTAQGTDAEQALKAIGDAIAAGLGEGA, from the coding sequence ATGTTCCAGTTATCCGTGCAGGACATTCATCCGGGCGAACAGGCCGGTACAAAAGAAGAGGCTATCCGGCAGATCGCTGCCGCGCTGGTGCAGGCGGGCAACGTGGCTGACGGCTACGTTGACGGCATGCTGGCGCGCGAGCTGCAGACCTCAACCTTCCTTGGCAATGGCATCGCCATTCCGCATGGCACCACCGATACCCGCGATCAAGTGCTGAAAACCGGCGTGCAGGTTTATCAGTTCCCGCAGGGCGTGCTCTGGGGCGAAGGCCAGGTGGCCTATGTCGCCATCGGTATCGCCGCCAGCAGCGATGAACACCTCGGCCTGCTGCGTCAGCTGACGCACGTCCTGAGCGACGACGCCGTCGCTGAACAGCTGAAATCCGCGACCACCGCAGAAGAGCTGCGCGCGTTGCTGATGGGTGAAAAGCAGAGTGAAGCCCTGAAGCTGGATAACGAGACGCTGACCCTGGACGTAGCCGCTTCCGATCTGGTGACCCTGCAGGCGCTGAACGCCGGTCGTCTGAAAGAAGCCGGTGCGGTGGATACCGCTTTCGTGGCTCACGCCATCAACGACAAGCCCCTGAACCTCGGGCAGGGCGTCTGGCTGAACGACTGTGCTGAAGGCAACCTGCGCAGCGCCATCGCGGTCAGCCGTGCGGCCACCGCCTTCGACACCGCCGGGGAAACCGCGGCAATGCTGGTTACCGTCGCCATGGCGGACGATCAGCCGGTAGAGGTGCTGAAGCGCCTGAGTGACCTACTGCTGAACAAAAAAGCTGAACAGCTGCTGAAAGCGGACGCGGCAACCCTGCTGGCGCTGCTGACCAGCGATGACGTGAACACTGATGAACTGCTGAGCGCCGAGTTTGTGGTGCGTAACGAGCACGGCCTGCACGCCCGTCCGGGTACCATGCTGGTCAATACCATTAAGCAATTCTCCAGCGACGTTACCGTCACCAACCTCGACGGCAGCGGTAAACCGGCCAACGGTCGCAGCCTGATGAAAGTCGTGGCGCTGGGCGTGAAGAAAGGCCATCGCCTGCGCTTCACCGCACAGGGTACGGATGCTGAACAGGCGCTGAAAGCGATTGGCGACGCCATCGCGGCCGGTCTGGGGGAGGGCGCATAA
- the fruK gene encoding 1-phosphofructokinase, producing the protein MSRRVATITLNPAYDLVGFCPEIERGEVNLVRTTGLHAAGKGINVAKVLKDLGIDVTVGGFLGKDNQDGFQQLFSELGIANRFQVVQGRTRINVKMTEKDGEVTDLNFSGFEVTQADWERFVNDSLSWLGQFDMVCVSGSLPSGVSPEAFTDWMTRLRSQCPCIIFDSSRDALVAGLKAAPWLVKPNRRELEIWAGRKLPELKDVIDAAHALREQGIAHVVISLGAEGALWVNASGEWIAKPPSMEVVSTVGAGDSMVGGLIYGLLMRESSEHTLRLATAVAALAVSQSNVGITDRTQLAAMMARVDLKPFN; encoded by the coding sequence ATGAGCAGACGTGTTGCCACCATTACGCTGAACCCGGCTTACGATCTCGTGGGCTTTTGCCCGGAAATTGAGCGTGGCGAAGTTAACCTCGTGCGTACCACTGGCCTGCATGCGGCAGGTAAAGGGATTAACGTTGCGAAAGTGCTGAAGGATCTGGGTATCGACGTCACCGTCGGCGGTTTCCTCGGCAAAGATAACCAGGATGGTTTCCAGCAGCTGTTCAGCGAGCTGGGGATCGCCAACCGTTTCCAGGTGGTGCAGGGGCGTACCCGCATCAACGTGAAAATGACGGAAAAAGATGGCGAAGTCACCGACCTGAACTTCTCCGGTTTTGAAGTCACCCAGGCTGACTGGGAACGTTTTGTGAATGATTCCCTGAGCTGGCTTGGCCAGTTCGACATGGTCTGCGTGAGCGGCAGCCTGCCGTCCGGCGTCAGCCCGGAAGCCTTTACCGACTGGATGACGCGCCTGCGCAGCCAGTGCCCGTGCATTATCTTTGACAGCAGCCGCGATGCGCTGGTTGCCGGTCTGAAAGCCGCGCCGTGGCTGGTGAAACCCAATCGTCGCGAACTTGAGATCTGGGCTGGCCGTAAGCTGCCAGAATTAAAGGATGTGATTGACGCTGCCCATGCGCTGCGTGAGCAGGGTATCGCCCACGTGGTGATCTCCTTGGGTGCCGAAGGGGCGCTGTGGGTGAACGCCTCTGGCGAATGGATCGCAAAACCGCCGTCAATGGAAGTGGTCAGCACCGTGGGTGCCGGCGATTCGATGGTGGGCGGCCTGATCTACGGCCTGCTGATGCGTGAATCCAGTGAACACACTTTACGTCTTGCTACCGCCGTTGCTGCCCTGGCCGTCAGCCAGAGCAATGTCGGCATTACCGATCGTACCCAGTTGGCCGCGATGATGGCGCGCGTTGACTTGAAACCCTTTAACTGA